One genomic window of Methyloceanibacter sp. wino2 includes the following:
- the ldtR gene encoding transcriptional regulator LdtR, whose amino-acid sequence MNVALKIGADETAVEENDLKSSYIGSLKLIEQLHRLLLDVIKDEFERLGRTDVNSIQALLLYNIGDDEVTAGELTGRGYYLGSNVSYNLKKLVQAGFVNHQRSTTDRRSVRVSLTEKGREVSDVVNRLFERQLGSLEQVGGVAQDDLESLNKSMFRLQRFWSDQIRYQL is encoded by the coding sequence ATGAATGTAGCTCTGAAAATTGGAGCCGATGAAACTGCTGTTGAGGAAAATGACCTCAAGTCTTCTTACATTGGTTCGTTGAAATTGATCGAGCAACTGCACCGGTTGCTTTTGGATGTCATCAAAGATGAGTTCGAGCGTCTTGGCCGCACGGACGTAAATAGTATCCAGGCATTGCTACTTTACAATATCGGCGATGACGAAGTCACAGCCGGAGAATTGACGGGCCGTGGCTACTATCTCGGCTCGAATGTTTCCTACAATCTCAAGAAGCTTGTTCAGGCCGGCTTCGTGAATCATCAGCGTTCGACCACCGATCGACGTTCGGTGCGTGTGAGTCTGACTGAAAAAGGCCGTGAAGTATCCGACGTGGTCAACCGCTTGTTCGAGCGTCAGCTCGGTTCGCTGGAGCAGGTCGGCGGCGTGGCTCAAGACGATCTCGAGAGCCTGAACAAGTCGATGTTCCGCCTGCAGCGTTTTTGGTCCGACCAGATCCGCTATCAGCTCTAG
- a CDS encoding enoyl-CoA hydratase/isomerase family protein: protein MSEPLGITFEEHDRAGVVTLDRPARLNALTREMFEALSANYRRWEPAAQIYGVVMESTHPKVFCSGGDLKVLNQLNHDGAVDEIREFYRSAYTHVWVLEKFIRPNVPLINGLAFGGGIGISLLGTHCVAGEGYRFAMPQVGIGFLPDIGGTYFLPRLDGWVGTYLALTGAEIGPADAHRLRLVTHYIPSPYFDVIKTSLADNHPIDRLLDGLHQDPGEGDLVRLTPAINRIFSAPTVEEILERLDAEPEGPYETWARETAATLRQKSPTSLKIALQQMLRGKALSLAEALQLEFRLASHLVTTPDFKEGIDAKIAGKGRAPKWTPETVADVDDSRIASLFETPVDGELELNEPKQIFQ, encoded by the coding sequence TTGTCCGAACCGCTTGGGATCACTTTCGAGGAACACGACCGCGCCGGCGTCGTGACGCTCGACCGGCCCGCAAGGCTTAACGCGCTCACGCGCGAAATGTTCGAAGCCCTGAGCGCCAACTACCGGCGCTGGGAACCCGCCGCGCAGATTTACGGCGTGGTGATGGAGTCGACCCACCCCAAAGTCTTCTGCAGCGGCGGCGATCTGAAAGTCCTGAACCAACTCAACCATGACGGTGCCGTAGACGAGATACGCGAATTCTACCGTTCTGCTTATACCCATGTCTGGGTCCTTGAGAAATTCATCCGGCCCAACGTCCCGCTGATCAACGGTCTCGCTTTCGGCGGCGGCATCGGAATTTCCCTGTTGGGGACACATTGCGTCGCCGGCGAGGGCTACCGGTTCGCGATGCCGCAAGTCGGGATCGGATTCCTGCCCGACATCGGAGGAACCTACTTCCTCCCACGCCTCGACGGCTGGGTCGGTACGTATCTGGCTCTTACCGGAGCTGAGATCGGCCCTGCGGATGCACATCGTCTACGCCTCGTAACTCACTATATTCCATCGCCTTATTTCGATGTGATCAAGACCTCGCTGGCCGACAACCATCCGATCGACCGCCTTCTCGACGGGCTGCACCAAGATCCCGGCGAAGGCGACCTCGTGCGGCTCACCCCCGCCATCAACCGCATCTTCTCGGCCCCCACGGTTGAAGAGATTTTGGAGCGGCTCGATGCGGAACCGGAAGGGCCCTATGAGACCTGGGCCCGGGAGACGGCCGCCACGCTGCGCCAGAAGTCGCCCACCTCGCTCAAGATCGCGCTTCAGCAGATGCTGCGCGGCAAGGCGTTGAGCTTGGCGGAAGCCCTCCAGCTCGAGTTCCGTCTCGCATCGCACCTCGTCACGACGCCGGACTTCAAGGAGGGCATCGACGCCAAGATCGCCGGCAAAGGGCGGGCCCCCAAATGGACGCCGGAGACGGTGGCCGACGTTGACGACTCCCGCATTGCAAGCCTGTTCGAAACACCAGTGGATGGTGAACTCGAACTTAACGAGCCAAAGCAGATTTTCCAATAA